A single region of the Streptomyces sp. ITFR-16 genome encodes:
- a CDS encoding BMP family ABC transporter substrate-binding protein produces MRRVSKITAACAVTAALALTATACGSSSDESSSSDDGKMKIGMAYDVGGRGDNSFNDSAARGLDKAKAEFGAETKELTAKTGESAADRDQRLQSLAEGGYNPVIAIGFAYKEAVDKIAPKYPKVSFGLVDSVSDAKNVTNIVFTEEQGSYLAGVAAALKSKDGKVGFIGGVDLPLIKKFAAGFRQGVLDTKPKASVQIQYLSTGSDLSGFGSPDKGKAAAKGMLDKGIDVIFAAAGGSGAGSIEAVAGQKGAWSIGVDSDQALDPALAKYKDTILTSVVKNVDSGVFDLVKSVKDGKPLTGTQTYSLAKGGVSLTPTGDHLKDIQAQLDEAKKKIVDGTIKVKTTT; encoded by the coding sequence ACCGCAGCTTGTGCCGTTACCGCGGCGCTGGCGCTCACCGCCACCGCGTGCGGCAGCTCGTCCGACGAGAGCAGCAGCTCCGACGACGGCAAGATGAAGATCGGCATGGCCTACGACGTCGGCGGCCGTGGCGACAACTCGTTCAACGACTCCGCCGCGCGCGGTCTGGACAAGGCCAAGGCCGAGTTCGGTGCCGAGACGAAGGAGCTCACCGCCAAGACCGGTGAGAGCGCGGCCGACCGCGACCAGCGCCTCCAGTCGCTCGCCGAGGGCGGCTACAACCCGGTCATCGCGATCGGCTTCGCGTACAAGGAGGCCGTCGACAAGATCGCCCCGAAGTACCCGAAGGTCAGCTTCGGCCTGGTCGACTCGGTGTCCGACGCCAAGAACGTCACCAACATCGTCTTCACCGAGGAGCAGGGCTCCTACCTCGCCGGTGTCGCGGCGGCCCTGAAGTCGAAGGACGGCAAGGTCGGCTTCATCGGCGGTGTGGACCTCCCGCTGATCAAGAAGTTCGCCGCCGGCTTCCGCCAGGGCGTCCTGGACACCAAGCCCAAGGCCTCGGTGCAGATCCAGTACCTGTCCACCGGTTCGGACCTGTCCGGCTTCGGCAGCCCCGACAAGGGCAAGGCCGCCGCCAAGGGCATGCTCGACAAGGGCATCGACGTCATCTTCGCCGCCGCCGGCGGTTCGGGTGCCGGTTCGATCGAGGCAGTCGCCGGCCAGAAGGGTGCCTGGTCCATCGGCGTCGACTCCGACCAGGCCCTGGACCCGGCCCTGGCGAAGTACAAGGACACGATCCTGACCTCGGTCGTCAAGAACGTTGACTCGGGCGTCTTCGACCTGGTCAAGTCCGTCAAGGACGGCAAGCCGCTGACCGGCACGCAGACCTACTCCCTGGCCAAGGGCGGCGTCAGCCTGACCCCCACGGGTGACCACCTCAAGGACATCCAGGCCCAGCTCGACGAGGCGAAGAAGAAGATCGTCGACGGCACCATCAAGGTCAAGACCACGACCTGA